Within Oreochromis aureus strain Israel breed Guangdong linkage group 19, ZZ_aureus, whole genome shotgun sequence, the genomic segment TTCATAAGAGAAAATTTACTCTCATGGAAAAACTATTTTAGAAATATTTCTTTGTAATATTTGGCATCCCAAACTTTGACATCTCCaccacagtttaaaataaagtttgaGAAGTGCAACATAAGTTCATTAAAATGGCTCCAGCAGTGTGTTTGGCAACTTTAAAGGacattttcttcactttttaaaaatggcaaCAGTGTAGCTATTTTGCTGCCCTCTGCAGGTACTGAAAGTGCAACTGCATGGATTacatttaggtttttctaattttcatttttaaatcattattatttgcatttaaaatgtaaaataaaaaattgtagACTAGCtagatttaacaaaaaaaatccctgtCTCTTAACACTACATAACAGAGTCATTAAGGTCACTGAATCAAAACCAGTACTTTAGCTTGTCAGTGTAGGTTGATTCTATGTGCCACAAACAAGGAATCAGTCAGcattaataataaagaaaacggTGAAATAAAACCAGATTCTTGTatcaaaaaaatgtaaaaaggttattgtcagaagtgggattcgaacccacgcCTCCAGGGGAGACTGCGACCTGAACGCAGCGCCTTAGACCGCTCGGCCATCCTGACATACACAGACAACTAGCTAGACCATCTTTTAAAGTCGATTATAACAATCAGCACACTTATAATTGTGTTATTGTATATTGTGCTACTAAAACAACTCATCAATTCATCCCACTGTGAAGGTGCTGTACTCGAATCAGAAATCTTCTCTGTCATTAGCAGGCAGCTAAATATCCATTATAGCAAGTAAGATGATTTTCATTGAAGAACTTGACAGCCGCCTCCCtcactgattgattgattgactggCGCGTCATACCTAGCATTGCAACAGACACAATCTACCCTTGGTTAGATAACGTGTCTTTCCAGTTTTACTCTTGTAGAATCGTAGTAGTTATCGGCGAAATTGTGAAGTAGCTGCCATTAAGTTGTCTACGGTACGTGCTAACGGCGAACGTAGTAACTAGCTTGACAGACAGGCTGAGGCGGTTTGAACAAGAGTCCCTAGAGTGCATTCATCAGTAAAACGTGAGTAATTCTCAGGACTGTTTGTCAGGTAATAGACATTAATTGTCTATAGGGAAGCTAATTGCTATAGGGTGAACTCCTCGCCCGAGCTGTCTTTACAAATCTGTGAGGTGCTTGGTTTCCTCATACCGTTGCTAAAGTTTAGCTAGATGTTACCTGTCACTTGCTTTTCTAAGTTCTGAAAACAGACAGGTAAAGTCTGGTAAGGCCTGGAGTGTATTTCCGTACCGGACCTGTGCCCTATTATGGCTGCATTTGTAACCCTATTAAACTAATCCCTCAATGAGTCACTGGACTGTCTAGCCTAGCCAATAGCATTATGCTAACGTAAAGTAGACAGCTGCACAGTGTCACTCTTGGCATCTTATTTTAGCGCTCTTTCCCGACTGTTAACTGATATATTTAAGATGTAAAAGTCGTTGTTGCTTTATCTGTATCTATGTGAGGTTTACATGTAATCctcagaaaaatcaaattattttttaGTGTCCCGATTGAGACACTTTGAGCCGGGTTGTGACacgataaaaaaataataaatgaaaacactTCCCTGGAAGTGAGGGTTCGAATCCCACTTGTGACATCAACAGTTTTAGACTAAGAGagtatgattttattttactgtttcgTTTATTGTCAATATAGACTGATTCTGTGTATCGATAACGTTTATAAAATAATCCTATATTCTCCCCCTTTCCAGGGTTGAATACTTATGGCCTCCTTTGCTCCACACAACTTCTCCTGGGTGGAGCCAGGCAAACTGGCTGGACTGGCGATGCCCAGGATGCCATGTGAATACCGGTATATGGTGGACAATGGAATCAAGCACCTGGTTTGCCTCTGTGAGAGGAAACCACCAAACCATGACTCGTGCCCAGAGTTAGAGCTTCACCACATCAAGATAGCTGACTTTACTCCTCCTTCATCCAATCAGATTGATAGATTCCTCTCTATTGTGgaagaggccaactccaagggTGAGGTAAGATCTCAGATGGTAACAGGCTGTGCATGATGGATGGTTATGCGTTTAACAGTTGTATGCTAGCTCAGTACTGTAACTTAAACCATTTGACATTAAGTTTAATTCCTATAAACAAACGtcttcttttgcaggttttccCCTAACATAGCTAAGTGCTGCACTCTGCCAGGAGCccggggcgggggggggggggtgtaat encodes:
- the dusp23b gene encoding dual specificity protein phosphatase 23b; this translates as MASFAPHNFSWVEPGKLAGLAMPRMPCEYRYMVDNGIKHLVCLCERKPPNHDSCPELELHHIKIADFTPPSSNQIDRFLSIVEEANSKGEGVAVHCMHGHGRTGTMLACYLVKTRKISGIDAINEIRRLRQGSIETREQEKAVVQFYQRIK